A single genomic interval of Nonomuraea rubra harbors:
- a CDS encoding trypsin-like serine peptidase codes for MRRKLIALGLGFGLAGATAIATPAQAEVVASVPLHGTAAAAQQTATFWLADGGANLRNATPYAVQTSVSLTGPATPPVPDTKPGSTAPIVPPDGVTPMTSGKVFFVGGDGQPHWCTGTALQSQYRNLVATAGHCVLDIEAGEATQSQVVFVPGYADGEAPKGLYVAKQAFVHYDFSVYDDLERDYAFMTVYNGVAADAAGVLSDTGRLGDNAGGQGFAWNQPTASSVRLFGYPAGPHPDGTRPYTGEHLHQSTGTTSWVSAPELPAERLVGVNSPFTGEGSLGSAWLTHYDVSGKLGYLNGITMSVSDTDADNRYDTGVSPYFDGETATIYKAAATSWTGRLV; via the coding sequence ATGAGACGCAAGCTGATCGCGTTAGGCCTCGGCTTCGGGCTGGCAGGCGCCACGGCCATCGCCACGCCGGCCCAGGCCGAGGTCGTGGCCTCGGTCCCGCTGCACGGCACCGCGGCGGCCGCGCAGCAGACCGCCACGTTCTGGCTCGCCGACGGGGGAGCCAACCTCAGGAACGCCACACCGTACGCCGTGCAGACCTCGGTCTCTCTGACCGGCCCGGCCACCCCGCCCGTCCCGGACACCAAGCCCGGCAGCACCGCGCCGATCGTCCCCCCGGACGGGGTGACCCCCATGACCTCGGGCAAGGTGTTCTTCGTCGGCGGCGACGGGCAGCCGCACTGGTGCACGGGCACCGCCCTGCAGAGCCAGTACCGCAACCTCGTCGCCACGGCCGGGCACTGCGTGCTCGACATCGAGGCCGGGGAAGCCACGCAGAGCCAGGTGGTGTTCGTGCCCGGCTACGCCGACGGCGAGGCGCCCAAGGGCCTGTACGTCGCCAAGCAGGCGTTCGTCCACTATGACTTCTCCGTCTACGACGACCTGGAGCGCGACTACGCCTTCATGACCGTCTACAACGGCGTCGCCGCCGACGCGGCGGGCGTGCTGAGCGACACCGGGCGGCTCGGCGACAACGCCGGCGGGCAGGGGTTCGCCTGGAACCAGCCGACGGCCTCCTCGGTCAGGCTCTTCGGCTACCCCGCGGGCCCGCACCCCGACGGGACGCGGCCCTACACGGGCGAGCACCTCCACCAGTCCACCGGGACGACGTCGTGGGTGTCCGCCCCCGAGCTGCCCGCCGAACGGCTCGTCGGCGTCAACTCCCCGTTCACCGGTGAGGGCTCGCTCGGCTCCGCGTGGCTGACGCACTACGACGTGAGCGGGAAGCTCGGCTACCTCAACGGCATCACGATGAGCGTCTCCGACACCGATGCCGACAACCGCTACGACACCGGCGTCTCGCCGTACTTCGACGGCGAGACGGCCACGATCTACAAGGCTGCTGCGACATCCTGGACCGGCCGCCTCGTCTAG